A DNA window from Arachis hypogaea cultivar Tifrunner chromosome 18, arahy.Tifrunner.gnm2.J5K5, whole genome shotgun sequence contains the following coding sequences:
- the LOC112770802 gene encoding transcription factor PCL1, whose protein sequence is MGEEVKIADYPGGGADDERVSEWELGLPSPADLPPLSQALIPPELASAFSISPEPYRTLLDVNRASQDTISAIRGGASQAFSSSNFQLDDRATVFEPDATAFADEELEPDRDGSGSDSRKLRKIDSAAEEADSAAPPANDDPSARSMKRPRLVWTPQLHKRFVDVVAHLGIKNAVPKTIMQLMNVEGLTRENVASHLQKYRLYLKRMQGLSNEGPSSSDQLFASTPVPQSLHESGGAGGSAGHSHGNGHLPVPIPLPYPAPPAMMPMPMLGMPPMSMAVGNHHGFNPLAQQRDWSGANKFGSVVSYPQSHSQGVTPSDK, encoded by the coding sequence atgggAGAAGAGGTTAAGATCGCCGACTACCCAGGCGGCGGCGCCGACGACGAGCGCGTTTCCGAGTGGGAGCTTGGCCTCCCCTCTCCCGCCGACCTTCCGCCTCTCTCTCAGGCCCTGATCCCGCCGGAGCTTGCCTCCGCCTTCAGCATCTCCCCGGAGCCCTACCGGACTCTTCTCGACGTCAACCGCGCCTCGCAGGACACCATCTCCGCAATTCGCGGCGGCGCCTCCCAGGCCTTCTCCTCCAGCAATTTCCAACTCGACGACCGCGCCACCGTGTTTGAGCCCGACGCCACGGCGTTTGCCGATGAGGAATTAGAGCCCGATCGAGATGGCTCCGGCTCTGATTCCAGGAAGCTCCGGAAGATCGACAGCGCCGCCGAGGAGGCCGATTCGGCAGCGCCACCGGCCAACGACGATCCTTCCGCCCGGTCAATGAAGCGGCCGCGCCTCGTGTGGACGCCTCAGCTTCACAAGCGCTTCGTAGACGTGGTAGCGCACCTCGGAATCAAGAACGCGGTTCCGAAGACGATTATGCAGCTAATGAACGTAGAAGGATTGACTCGCGAGAACGTTGCGAGCCACCTTCAGAAATATCGCCTTTACTTGAAGCGAATGCAAGGGTTGTCCAACGAAGGTCCTTCTTCTTCTGATCAGTTGTTCGCGTCGACTCCTGTGCCGCAGAGCTTGCACGAGTCCGGCGGTGCTGGCGGAAGCGCGGGGCATTCCCATGGAAACGGACACCTTCCGGTTCCAATTCCGTTGCCGTATCCAGCTCCTCCGGCGATGATGCCAATGCCGATGCTCGGGATGCCTCCGATGAGTATGGCCGTAGGGAACCACCACGGATTCAACCCGTTGGCGCAGCAACGGGATTGGTCCGGTGCGAATAAATTTGGTTCCGTTGTTTCGTACCCTCAGAGTCACAGTCAGGGCGTCACTCCTAGTGATAAATGA
- the LOC112770865 gene encoding uncharacterized protein produces the protein MATSSSQIACLLSSSFHSNSYLFLPTRTRSLPLSLTPVSHNLIQTKRFIIFHDPPILISHRSSRVRPTTLSAGAEDIVPSDSTAVDAAKELVSSNDDGVSTVISALLFIAFIGLSILTIGVIYLAVTDFLQKREKDKFEKEEAANKSGKKKKKKVVRSRAGPRGFGQKIDEDEDDD, from the exons ATGGCTACCTCATCATCACAGAttgcatgcttactctcttctagTTTTCACTCCAACTCCTACTTGTTTCTTCCAACTAGAACTAGGTCCCTTCCATTGTCTCTAACACCTGTCTCACACAACCTTATCCAAACAAAAAGATTCATCATTTTTCACGACCCACCAATTCTAATCTCTCACAGAAGTAGTAGAGTTAGGCCAACTACTCTTTCTGCTGGTGCTGAAGATATTGTACCTTCGGATTCAACTGCGGTTGATGCTGCCAAGGAATTGGTCTCCAGCAATGATGATGGGGTGTCCACAGTTATTTCAGCacttctcttcattgctttcattGGGCTATCAATACTTACTATTGGG GTTATCTATTTGGCAGTGACGGATTTCTTGCAGAAAAGAGAGAAGGACAAGTTTGAGAAGGAAGAAGCGGCTAACAAAagtgggaagaagaagaagaagaaggtggtgaGATCCAGAGCCGGGCCTAGAGGATTTGGACAGAAgattgatgaagatgaagatgatgattag
- the LOC112770864 gene encoding pumilio homolog 2 — MLSEFGRRQMLGGNEGSFGDELEKEIGMCLREQRRQEADDLERELNIYRSGSAPPTVEGSLSAVGGLFGGNGAGAGAGEASAAAFSEFSRTKNGNGFASEEEMRSDPAYLSYYYSNVNLNPRLPPPLMSKEDWRFTQRLKSGASALGGIGDRRKVSRTDDNGGRSLLATPPGFNLRKQENEVDNEKMRGSSEWGGDGLIGLPGLGLGTKQKSLAEIFQDDMGRSTPVSGFPSRPASRNAYDENADTISAAEAELAHLRRDSSAADALRSGSNLQGSSSVQNIGSQSSYTYAAALGSSMSRSTTPDPQHLARAPSPCPTPIGGGRVAAAEKRGITSPDAYNGVTTGSESADIVAALSGMNLSADDVLDGDNHFQSQVESEVDNHRRYLFGMQGGQDHGKQHAYLKKSESGHLQKSSYPESVKSSVTGSDINNLAFDRHIDQQKSGVPSNKSYFKGSPTSPFSSGGGMPVQYQPLDGTNPSFTNYGMSGYAGNPALASLMANQLGTANLPPLLENVAAASAMGSPGLDSRVLGGGLPSGVASPADMHSHGRLANQIAGGALQSPFIDPGYLQYMRTSDYAAAQLAALNDPSMDRNYLGNSYVNMLELQKAYLGTVLSPQKSQYNVPLGGKSGGSNHHGYYGNSPYGVGLSYPGSPLANSLSNSPAGSGSPIRHNDLNMRFASGIRNLTGVMGGWHLDAGNVDEGIASSLLEEFKSNKTKCFELAEIAGHVVDFSADQYGSRFIQQKLETATAEEKNMVYQEIMPQAVTLMTDVFGNYVVQKFFEHGLASQRRELANKLFGNVLNLSLQMYGCRVIQKAIEVVDLDQKIKMVQELDGNVMRCVRDQNGNHVIQKCIECVPEDAINFIVSTFFGQVVTLSTHPYGCRVIQRVLEHCNDPNTQQKVMDEILGAVSMLAQDQYGNYVVQHVLEHGKPDERSAIIKELAGKIVQMSQQKFASNVVEKCLTFGGPSERQLLVNEMLGTTDENEPLQAMMKDQFANYVVQKVLETCDDQQRELILSRIKVHLNALKKYTYGKHIVARVEKLVAAGERRIAAQSPHPAA; from the exons ATGTTATCCGAATTCGGAAGGAGGCAGATGCTTGGTGGTAACGAGGGTTCCTTTGGAGATGAATTGGAAAAGGAGATTGGGATGTGCCTTCGTGAGCAACGAAGGCAAGAGGCTGATGATCTTGAAAGGGAACTCAATATATATAGAAGTGGATCAGCGCCTCCAACTGTTGAGGGTTCTTTGAGTGCAGTTGGAGGGTTATTTGGTGGTAATGGCGCAGGTGCAGGAGCGGGTGAAGCTTCTGCTGCTGCCTTTTCGGAGTTTTCCAGGACTAAGAATGGCAATGGTTTTGCTTCTGAGGAAGAGATGAGGTCTGATCCTGCTTATCTATCGTACTATTACTCGAATGTTAATTTGAATCCTCGACTTCCGCCTCCTTTGATGTCCAAGGAGGATTGGAGGTTCACACAGAGGCTAAAAAGTGGAGCTTCGGCTCTGGGAGGAATTGGAGATAGGAGGAAAGTGAGCAGGACTGATGATAATGGTGGTAGATCTTTGCTTGCAACACCACCGGGTTTTAACTTAAGGAAACAAGAAAATGAGGTGGATAACGAAAAAATGAGAGGCTCTTCTGAGTGGGGTGGTGATGGACTCATTGGTTTGCCTGGCCTGGGACTTGGGACCAAACAAAAGAGCCTTGCAGAAATTTTTCAG GATGATATGGGGCGCAGCACACCCGTTAGTGGCTTTCCTTCTCGTCCAGCCAGCCGTAATGCATATGATGAGAATGCTGATACCATAAGTGCTGCTGAAGCAGAACTTGCTCATTTACGGCGTGATTCTTCTGCCGCTGATGCTTTAAGATCTGGATCAAATCTTCAGGGGTCATCTTCAGTCCAAAATATTGGCTCTCAATCTTCGTATACTTATGCTGCTGCACTAGGTTCTTCCATGTCACGAAGCACTACTCCTGATCCGCAGCATCTAGCTAGGGCTCCCAGTCCATGCCCCACGCCTATCGGTGGTGGGAGAGTTGCTGCCGCTGAGAAGAGAGGCATTACAAGTCCTGATGCATATAATGGTGTTACCACTGGGAGTGAGTCTGCTGATATTGTGGCAGCACTATCTGGCATGAACTTGTCGGCAGATGATGTGCTAGATGGTGATAACCATTTCCAATCACAAGTTGAGTCAGAGGTTGATAATCATCGTAGATATCTTTTCGGTATGCAAGGTGGCCAGGATCATGGCAAGCAGCATGCATATTTAAAAAAGTCTGAATCTGGGCACTTGCAGAAATCATCCTACCCTGAGTCAGTTAAGAGCAGTGTGACTGGATCAGACATCAACAATCTGGCCTTCGATAGACATATTGATCAACAGAAATCTGGTGTTCCTTCCAATAAGTCTTATTTCAAGGGATCACCTACTTCTCCTTTTAGTTCTGGTGGTGGTATGCCAGTTCAATACCAGCCCTTGGATGGTACAAATCCATCATTTACCAACTACGGCATGAGTGGGTATGCTGGAAATCCTGCACTAGCTTCCTTGATGGCTAATCAACTTGGAACTGCTAATCTGCCACCCCTTCTTGAAAACGTTGCTGCAGCTTCAGCAATGGGATCCCCTGGATTGGACTCGAGAGTTCTTGGAGGTGGTTTGCCTTCTGGAGTTGCCTCCCCAGCTGATATGCATAGTCATGGTCGGCTTGCAAATCAAATTGCTGGTGGTGCTCTTCAGTCTCCTTTCATTGATCCCGGGTATCTTCAGTACATGAGGACCTCTGATTATGCGGCAGCACAACTTGCTGCTCTTAATGACCCATCTATGGACAGGAACTACTTAGGTAACTCTTACGTGAATATGCTGGAGCTTCAGAAAGCTTATCTTGGGACGGTGCTTTCTCCTCAGAAGTCGCAATATAATGTTCCACTAGGTGGCAAGTCTGGTGGTTCCAATCATCATGGTTACTATGGAAATTCTCCATATGGTGTCGGCTTGTCTTACCCTGGAAGTCCACTGGCAAATTCTTTATCCAATTCTCCTGCCGGATCTGGCAGTCCTATTAGACACAATGACCTGAATATGCGTTTTGCATCTGGAATAAGGAATTTAACAGGGGTCATGGGAGGTTGGCATCTGGATGCTGGAAACGTGGATGAAGGCATTGCTTCTTCTCTGTTGGAAGAGTTTAAAAGCAATAAAACCAAGTGTTTTGAGCTTGCTGAAATTGCTGGTCATGTCGTTGACTTCAG TGCTGATCAATATGGGAGCCGATTTATTCAACAAAAGCTTGAAACAGCTACTGCGGAAGAAAAAAACATGGTTTATCAGGAAATCATGCCACAAGCTGTTACTTTGATGACTGATGTCTTTGGTAACTATGTTGTTCAAAAG TTTTTTGAGCATGGACTTGCATCCCAGAGAAGGGAATTGGCCAACAAGCTTTTTGGTAATGTTCTGAATCTCAGCCTTCAAATGTATGGTTGTCGTGTCATCCAAAAG GCTATCGAGGTTGTTGATTTAGACCAAAAGATAAAGATGGTTCAAGAGCTTGATGGTAATGTTATGCGCTGTGTTCGAGATCAAAATGGTAACCATGTCATTCAGAAGTGTATAGAATGTGTCCCTGAGGATGCAATCAACTTTATTGTCTCAACTTTTTTTGGCCAAGTTGTGACGTTATCAACCCACCCATATGGTTGCCGGGTGATACAG AGAGTACTGGAGCACTGCAATGACCCTAATACACAACAGAAAGTTATGGATGAGATTTTAGGTGCTGTTAGCATGTTAGCGCAAGATCAGTATGGAAACTACGTCGTCCag CATGTACTGGAACATGGGAAGCCTGATGAGCGTTCAGCCATTATAAAGGAATTAGCAGGCAAAATAGTTCAAATGAGTCAACAGAAGTTTGCCTCTAACGTTGTCGAAAAATGTTTGACCTTTGGAGGTCCTTCTGAGCGCCAATTACTTGTGAATGAGATGCTTGGAACCACGGATGAAAATGAGCCTCTTCag GCAATGATGAAAGATCAATTTGCAAATTATGTCGTGCAAAAGGTGCTCGAGACTTGTGATGACCAACAGCGTGAGCTAATCCTTTCACGAATTAAAGTCCATTTAAATGCACTGAAGAAGTACACCTATGGAAAGCATATTGTTGCCCGTGTAGAGAAACTTGTTGCTGCCGGAG AAAGGAGAATTGCTGCACAGTCTCCTCATCCTGCTGCTTAG